The following coding sequences are from one Microbacterium sp. SORGH_AS_0969 window:
- the map gene encoding type I methionyl aminopeptidase, whose translation MVFRSSIYKKPAQLRAMVEPGLITAAALDAVRALIAPGVTTLELDEAAARVIAERGAESNFQMVRGYRHTICASVNEQVVHGIPSERPLQAGDILSIDAGAQFRGWNGDSAFTVIVPGDAPEDVVAPRRRLSEVTEGSLWAGIAALSRASHLAEVGAAIEAYIDDNAPEGGYGILRDYVGHGIGRKMHESPSVFNYAVADKGPEVRPGLAVAIEPMVVIGDQATEVEDDGWTVSTIDGTAGSHWEHSVAVHDGGIWVLTAPDGGAEKLAPFGVVPKEIDS comes from the coding sequence GTGGTCTTCCGCTCCTCGATCTACAAGAAGCCCGCTCAGCTGCGCGCCATGGTGGAGCCGGGGCTGATCACCGCAGCCGCGCTCGACGCCGTGCGCGCGTTGATCGCTCCGGGTGTCACCACGCTCGAGCTCGACGAGGCCGCCGCCCGGGTCATCGCCGAGCGCGGTGCCGAGTCGAACTTCCAGATGGTGCGCGGCTACCGGCACACCATCTGCGCCTCGGTCAACGAGCAGGTGGTCCACGGCATCCCCAGTGAACGACCCCTGCAGGCGGGCGACATCCTGTCGATCGATGCGGGGGCGCAGTTCCGCGGCTGGAACGGCGACTCGGCCTTCACGGTCATCGTGCCGGGCGACGCGCCGGAAGATGTCGTCGCTCCCCGGCGCCGCTTGTCGGAAGTCACCGAAGGCTCGCTGTGGGCGGGCATCGCGGCGCTGAGCCGTGCTTCGCACCTGGCGGAGGTCGGGGCTGCCATCGAGGCGTACATCGACGACAACGCGCCGGAAGGCGGCTACGGAATCCTGCGCGATTACGTCGGGCACGGGATCGGGCGGAAGATGCACGAATCGCCGAGCGTCTTCAACTACGCCGTGGCCGACAAGGGCCCGGAGGTGCGCCCCGGTCTTGCTGTGGCCATCGAACCGATGGTCGTCATCGGCGATCAGGCCACCGAGGTCGAGGACGACGGGTGGACCGTGTCGACGATCGACGGTACAGCCGGCTCCCATTGGGAACATAGCGTCGCCGTGCACGATGGAGGCATCTGGGTTCTCACCGCTCCCGACGGTGGTGCAGAAAAACTGGCGCCCTTCGGTGTGGTGCCGAAGGAGATCGATTCATGA
- a CDS encoding adenylate kinase: MTARLLIVGPQGSGKGTQGVRIAEAFGIPVVSTGDVFRANVAAGTDLGKQVTSIIDAGDLVPDELTSAVVRDRLSQPDAGEGFLLDGYPRNLAQVMHLDEFLGGRDEALDAVIALVVPRDESLARLTARAAEQGRADDTAEAIETRLNIYERETAPILGVYGTRGIVDEIDGVGGLDDVTDRIFAALDARGLRRRSAD, translated from the coding sequence ATGACGGCACGTCTGTTGATCGTCGGCCCACAGGGCTCGGGCAAGGGAACGCAGGGCGTCCGCATCGCGGAGGCCTTCGGCATCCCCGTCGTCTCGACCGGCGATGTGTTCCGTGCGAATGTGGCCGCAGGCACCGACCTCGGCAAGCAGGTCACCTCGATCATCGACGCTGGCGACCTCGTCCCCGACGAGCTGACCAGCGCGGTCGTGCGTGACCGGCTGTCGCAGCCGGACGCGGGGGAGGGGTTCCTCCTCGACGGCTACCCGCGCAACCTCGCGCAGGTGATGCACCTCGATGAGTTCCTGGGCGGACGCGACGAGGCCCTCGACGCCGTCATCGCACTCGTGGTTCCCCGTGACGAGTCTCTGGCGCGTCTCACCGCCCGCGCGGCCGAGCAGGGCCGCGCCGACGACACGGCCGAGGCGATCGAGACCCGCTTGAACATCTACGAGCGCGAGACCGCCCCGATTCTCGGGGTCTACGGGACGCGAGGGATCGTCGACGAGATCGACGGTGTCGGCGGGCTCGACGACGTCACGGACCGGATCTTCGCGGCGCTGGACGCGCGCGGACTCCGCCGTCGTTCGGCTGACTGA
- the secY gene encoding preprotein translocase subunit SecY, giving the protein MFSAIARVFRTPDLRRKIAFTLGIIAIYRLGAHVPSPFVDFPNVQQCLSDSGSTEGLLSLVNLFSGGALLQLSIFALGVMPYITATIIVQLLRVVIPHFETLYKEGQAGQAKLTQYTRYLTIALALLQSTTLVTVARSGQLFGTAGIPECQQLLTNDVWWAQLLMIITLTAGTGLVMWFAELVTERGVGNGMSILIFTSIAATFPAAMMSILNSRGVEVFLLVLAVGILVVALVVFVEQSQRRIPVQYAKRMVGRRTYGGTNTYIPIKVNMAGVVPVIFASSLLYIPALIAQFNQPQAGQEPAPWVTWISQYLTRGDHPLYMLIYFLLIVGFTYFYVAITFNPVDVADNMKKYGGFIPGIRAGRPTAEYLDYVLTRITLPGSIYLGLIALLPLVALATVGANQNFPFGGASILIIVGVGLETVKQIDAQLQQRHYEGLLR; this is encoded by the coding sequence TTGTTCAGCGCCATCGCGCGGGTTTTCCGCACGCCCGACCTGAGGCGCAAGATCGCCTTCACGTTGGGGATCATCGCCATCTACCGGCTCGGTGCTCATGTCCCGTCGCCGTTCGTCGACTTCCCCAACGTCCAGCAGTGTTTGAGCGACTCCGGAAGCACCGAAGGTCTGCTGTCGCTGGTCAACCTCTTCTCCGGTGGCGCCCTGCTGCAGCTGTCGATCTTCGCGCTCGGTGTCATGCCGTACATCACGGCCACGATCATCGTGCAGCTGCTGCGCGTCGTCATCCCGCACTTCGAGACCCTCTACAAGGAGGGCCAGGCGGGGCAGGCGAAGCTGACGCAGTACACGCGCTACCTGACCATCGCTCTCGCGCTGCTGCAGTCGACGACCCTGGTCACCGTGGCGCGTTCCGGGCAGCTCTTCGGCACTGCCGGCATCCCGGAGTGCCAGCAGCTCCTGACGAACGACGTCTGGTGGGCTCAGCTGCTGATGATCATCACACTCACCGCCGGTACGGGCCTCGTCATGTGGTTCGCCGAGCTGGTCACCGAGCGTGGCGTCGGCAACGGCATGTCCATCCTCATCTTCACGTCGATCGCCGCCACCTTCCCGGCCGCGATGATGTCGATCCTCAACTCGCGCGGTGTCGAGGTCTTCCTCCTCGTCCTGGCCGTCGGCATCCTGGTCGTCGCGCTCGTCGTCTTCGTCGAGCAGTCCCAGCGCCGCATTCCGGTGCAGTACGCCAAGCGCATGGTCGGCCGCCGCACCTACGGCGGCACCAACACCTACATCCCGATCAAGGTGAACATGGCCGGCGTGGTGCCGGTGATCTTCGCATCGTCGCTGCTGTACATCCCGGCCCTCATCGCGCAGTTCAACCAGCCGCAGGCGGGTCAGGAACCGGCCCCGTGGGTCACCTGGATCTCGCAGTACCTCACGCGCGGTGACCACCCGCTGTACATGCTCATCTACTTCCTGCTGATCGTCGGTTTCACGTACTTCTACGTCGCCATCACGTTCAACCCCGTCGATGTCGCCGACAACATGAAGAAGTACGGTGGGTTCATCCCCGGCATCCGCGCGGGACGCCCGACCGCCGAGTACCTCGACTACGTGCTGACGCGCATCACGCTCCCCGGCTCGATCTACCTCGGCCTCATCGCGCTCCTGCCGCTCGTGGCCCTCGCCACGGTCGGCGCGAACCAGAACTTCCCGTTCGGCGGTGCCTCGATCCTCATCATCGTGGGTGTCGGTCTCGAGACGGTGAAGCAGATCGACGCGCAGCTCCAGCAGCGCCACTACGAAGGGCTCCTCCGATGA